One part of the Rutidosis leptorrhynchoides isolate AG116_Rl617_1_P2 chromosome 1, CSIRO_AGI_Rlap_v1, whole genome shotgun sequence genome encodes these proteins:
- the LOC139870334 gene encoding uncharacterized protein: MNGMDKSIGELHGMLRTAETSMGKRALPVLAIDQSGSKGNTSKPKVAKRKGPAHQGKGKGKMVTPTINKAKKKKVAEKANPKEDPCFGCGEMGHWKRNCPVYLKELKDKRDAGQTSGVQKK, from the exons atgaatgggatggataagagcataggtgagcttcacggtatgcttagaacggcggaaactagcatgggtaaaagggctttacccgtgttagcaatcgatcaaagtgggtccaaaggtaacacctctaagccaaaggtggctaagagaaaaggacccgcccatcaaggcaaagggaaggggaagatggttaccccaaccatcaacaaggctaagaagaaaaaggtagccgagaaggcaaaccccaaggaagacccatgtttcggttgcggtgagatgggtcattggaaacgaaactgtccggtttatcttaaggagttgaaggacaagagggatgcagggcaaacctcag gggttcaaaagaagtag